The Candidatus Zixiibacteriota bacterium genome contains the following window.
AGGCGCTCGCCGACGGTCAGATCGATAGCCAAAGTTTGGAGATTGCGATTATTGACGCCGATCATCTCGGCGCCGATATCGAGAGCGATCTTGAGTTCGCGCGGCGTGTGGACTTCAACCAGCGCGTCGAGGCCGCAAGCGCGGGCGGCGACGAGCAAATTCGCCAAGGCCTTCTGAGCGAGCACGGCGACGATCAGCAGGACAGCCGCAGCGCCGGCAGCTTTGGCTTCGAGGATTTGCAGTTCGTCGACGATGAAGTCCTTGCGCAAAATCGGCAGCGGAATGCGCTCGGCAACCTGGCGAAGATCGTCCAGCGATCCGGCGAAATGCGTGGGTTCGGTCAGGACGCTGACGGCGGCGGCACCTTCGCTCCAGTAGCGGCGCGCCAATTCAGCCGGGTCGAGATCAACCTTGGTGCCGGCCGAGCTAGGAGAAGTGCGTTTGATCTCGAAGATGAATTGTTCACCAGGGCCGGAAAGCGCGGCACGGAAGGAGGGAGTCGGGTGGCCGTTGCGATCGCGTAGTTGTTGCTCGATCTGGCGACGCCAGTCATCTCGCGAACGGACGGCGAGGTCGCGGCGAACGGCGGCAACAATTGATTCGAGCATCTATTCTTCCTCCCGACTGGCGTGAATGTAGTCATCGAGAAGGCGCAAGGCGCGACCGGAACGGCGGGCATCAAGGGCCAGCTCCACGCCGACGGCCAAATTCTCGACATGGCCGGCAATGACAAGACCGAAGGCGGCGTTAAGATCGGTGGCGGACGCGAGGGGCGAGTCGGCGCCGGAGAGGATACCTCGAAGCAGGCGAACGTTGTCATCTTTGTCACCACCGCGCAAGGCCGTAGCGGGAAAGCCGTTGTGAATATTGACGGGCAGTTCGATCTCGTCATCGAGGAGCGCGCCGTCGAGCCAACGATAGCGGTGGTTGACACCAAGGGGGAGCAACTCATCGTAGCCGCGCGAATTGTGCAAAGTCGTGACGTTCAGTTCGGGGAGATATTCGCCGATGGCGGCGAGCATGGCAGCGGCCGGACGGGTGGCCGCGCCGATCATCTGATGCGTGGCGCGCGCAGGGTTGAGCAGCGGGCCGATCAGATTGAAGACGGTGCGAATGCCGAGTTCGCGCCGGACGCCGGCAACGCGCTTGGCGGCCGGATGATAGGCGGGCGCGAAGAGGAAGACGTAGCCGAGATCATCGAGCAATTGCGCAGCGCGGTCAGGGGACAGCTCGATGTCCGCGCCGGCGGCTTCGAGCAGGTCAGCCGATCCACAGGAAGAACTAACGGCACGGTTACCGTGCTTGGCGGTCGGCACGCCGCAGGCGGCTACGACCAGCGAGGCGGCGGTCGAGATGTTGAAGGTGCCGGTGCCATCGCCACCGGTGCCGCAACAATCGAAGACCAATGACTGGTGATGAGGAACGGCGAGGGCGCGACGGCGCAGGGCCGCGACGCAGCCGGCAATTTCCGCGACGGACTCGCCCTTGGCACGCAAGCCGATCAGAAAGGCGGCGATCTGCGCCTCGGTTGCCTGGCCGTCCGCGACCGCGTCGATGAATTGCGCGGTCTCGGCGAAGGCGAGCGATTCCCGCTCGGCCAATTTGGAGAGAACGTCTTTGATCATGCGGCCACGTCCAGGAAGTTGCTGATGATCTTCATGCCGTCGACGGTCAAGATCGACTCGGGGTGGAATTGGACGCCAAAGAGCCGCGCGGTCTTGTGCATGAGGCCCATGATTTCGCCGTCGGAGGTATAGGCGACGACTTCGAGCTGGGCGGGCAGGTTTTCCTCGGCGACGACCAGCGAATGGTAGCGCGTCGCCTTGAAGGGGTTCGGCAGACCGGCAAAGACGCCCTTGCCGCGGTGGTAGATGTCGGAAGTTTTGCCGTGCACGAGGCGATCGGCAGTGCGCACTTCCCCGCCAAAAGCCTCGGCGATGCACTGGTGACCGAGACAGACGCCGAGGATCGGAATCGTGGTGTGGAAGCGACGGATGACTTCCAGCGACAAGACGGCATCGCGCGGATGACCCGGCCCCGGCGAGATGACGATGCGCTCGGGCCGGAGATCGGCGATGACGGCGGGGGTGGCCGCGTCGGGGCGCACGACGGTGATGTCGCGGTCGCGTTCGCCGATGTACTGCACGAGGTTGTAGGTGAAAGAATCATAGTTGTCGATGAAGAGGATCATGTGAGTTCCTCCTCGGCGATACGGACGGCCTCGCGCAGGGCGGCGATTTTGTTGGCGGTTTCGAGGTATTCCTGCTCGGGGATGGAGTCGGCGACAATGCCGGCGCCGGCCTGCAAGCGCACGCAACCAGCTTGTTTGATGATGGTGCGGATGGTGATACACATATCGAGTTCGCCGGAGAGCGAGAAGTAGCCGACGGCGCCGGCGTAGGGGCCGCGGGCGTTGTGCTCCAATTCCGCGATGACCTCCATAGCGCGCAGTTTCGGGGCGCCGGAGACGGTTCCGGCGGGAAAGGCGGAGCGGAATAAATCGAAGGCGGTGCAATCGGAACGGAGCGTGCCGGAGACGGTCGAAGTCAGGTGCATGACATGGGAGTACCGTTCGAGGTGCATCATGTCGGTTACGCGAACTGAGCCGTAGTCGCAGACGCGGCCAAGGTCGTTGCGACCGAGATCGACGAGCATCACATGTTCGGCGCGTTCCTTGTCATTGTGGAGGAGTTCGTCGGCCAGGCGACGGTCATCGTCGATGGTACGGCCGCGACGACGCGTGCCGGCGATCGGGCGGACCATTGCCTGGCGTCCCTGCAATTTGACCATTGCCTCGGGGGAAGAGCCGATCAGCTCGATGTCGTCAAAGTCGAGATAGAACATGTACGGCGACGGATTCAGCATGCGCAGAGCGCGATAGATGTGAAAACCATCGGCGGCGGACGGGCGTTCTTCCCGCCGGGAAAGGACGGTTTGGAAGATATCGCCACGGAAGATGTGTTTTTGCGCAGTGCCGACCATCTGCTCGAATTGCGCCGGAGAGAAATTGGACAGGTAATCCTTCGACGGCGGCCGGGAGATCAGCGACGGTCGGGGAATCGGGCGCCGCAGCGCCGCGCGAATCTGCTCGAGTGCGACCGGCTCGGAACCGGCGGCCAGCTGCTCGCGCGCATTGTGCAGACGCAGCAAAGTCATCCGCCGCAGGAAGTGATCGAAGACCAGCAGGGTATCGACGAAGAAGAAACGACCAAGCGGCACAGCGGACGATGTGAGCAGCCCGCGCAGGCGCGGCTCAAAGAACTGAACGATTTCATAGGAGGCGAAGCCGACAAGGCCGCCAAGCAGCGGCAGGTCGCTGCGCCCGGAGCCGACAGTGAAGCGGCCCAGCAGTTGCCGGATTCCATCAAACGGCGCCGCGGCGCCATGAGGGATTGTCATCGTCTGCGCGGCCGATTTGATCACGGTGGCCTCCGCCGTCAGCTCAAGGGTGAGATGCGGATTGATACCGATGAAGGTGTAGCGACCGAGCGCAACCGGGTCTTCCGCCGATTCGAGTAGAAATCGCGCACCCAGGGGGCGGAGTTTCAAGAAGGCGGAGACCGGAGTTTCGAGGTCGCCGGGCAGATTGATTTCGTCGCAACCCAGGTCGAGTTGGGCGGCGGCGCGAGCGTTGACAAGTGAGTCCAGGATGTTCATTTTTTTACCAGACATGAAAAAAGCCCACCATCCTTGCGGACAGTGGGCTCAGTAGTCTTTCCGTCAGACTGAGGTTACACCGGTACGGCGCCACTATCCGCGGTGCGGGCATACCACCACCAATAGTAGCCAAGCGTGAAGACGCCGAAGAGAGCCGTGATCAGAGTAACTTTCATCATGTGCAGTTGAATATAATCCCGTTTACGAATCTGTCAAGTCCTCTTTTGCAGCAGCGAGGGTGCACGGCAAAAGAAACGGCAGGTTCCAGAGGACCTGCCGTCAATGAATTCAGATTGGGGAACGAGCTACTGGCCGCCACCCGCCGGAGGAGTTTGTGTGGGCTGCTGAGTTGGCTGCTGCGCCGGGGTTGTGGTCGGCATCTGCTGCCGCTCTTCGCCGACAACGCGTTCGACTGCCGATTCCGGCGTGGACGTGGTCACGCCGCCGCGTGAAGACAGCGTCAGGCCGATGCAGGTCACCATGAACAGGATCGCGAGCACCCAACTGGCCTTGGACAGGAACGTCGAAGCGCCGCGTCCACCGAAGACCGCGCCGGAAAAGGCGCCGCCGCCGAAGGCCGAGGCGAGACCGTCGCCCTTGGACGACTGCATCAGCACGACGATGATCAGGCCGAGGCAAACGATGAGGTGAATAACAACCAGAACCGTGAACACTCTCTATTCCTCCTGCTCTTAACGAGCTGCATCAATTATCCTGACAAAGGACTCCGCCTTGAGGCTTGCGCCGCCGACCAGCCCGCCGTCGATATCCGGCTGGCTGAAGAGTTCGCGCGCATTGTCCGGTTTGACTGATCCGCCGTACAGAATCCGCAGGTCATTTGCGGCAGTGCCGTGCGATGCGGCCAGCAAGTCGCGGATCAGTCGGTGGACGGCTTGCGCCTGCTCCGGCGTTGCGGTCTTGCCGGTTCCGATAGCCCAGACCGGTTCGTAAGCGACGACGGTCTTGGGCAGGTCCTCTCGAGCGATACCGCTGAAGCACCCGCTGATCTGCGTTCGGACTACCTGTTCCGTCAGGTCGGCTTCCCGTTGTTCGAGGGTTTCACCGACGCAGACGATAGGAGTCAATCCGATCGACAACGCCTTCTTGAGTTTGGAGTTGACAGTGAGGTCAGTCTCGAAGAAGTACTGCCGTCGTTCAGAATGTCCCAAGATAACGTGCGAGCAGCCGAGGGTCAACAGCATTCTGCCGGAGACCTCACCGGTATAAGCGCCTTCGTCTTCCCAATAGATATTCTGGCCGCCGACCTTGACGGCCGAGCCTCGAACCACATCCACGGCTGCTGCTATTGACGTAAACGGTGGACAGAGAACGACTTGGGGAGACGTCGCAACGCCAAGATGTTGGGCGATCGCACCGGCAAGGGCTTTGGCCTCCGCCGGCGTGGTGTACATCTTCCAATTGCCGGCGGCGATTTTGATTCGTGTCATAGCGCGCTCACCTGTCCGTCAGGGCCGCGACGCCCGGCAGGACCTTGCCTTCAAGAAATTCCAGTGAGGCGCCACCACCGGTCGAGATATGCGAGAATTTCTTCTCGAGACCGCTTTTGGCTACCGCTGCGGCTGAGTCACCGCCACCGACGACAGTAATTGTCCCGCCGCTGGTGAGCTGGGCGAGTACCTTGGCCATCTCCATCGTCCCGACGGCGAATTTGTCGGTTTCGAAAACGCCCATGGGTCCGTTCCAGACAACGGTGCGGCAATCTGAAAGCTCTTTCGAGAAGAGCTTGACGCTTTCCGGTCCGATATCAAGTCCCTTAAGGTTGGCGGGGATCGACCCGGCGGCGTGATAGCTCACGGTGGCCTCGTTGGAGATTTCTGCAGCGCAGGCAAAATCGACCGGCAGGATCAGCTTGACGTTTTTGGCTGCGGCCTGTTTGAGCAAGTCCGCGGCCAGATCGAGCTTGTCGGCTTCGAGAAGCGATCCGCCGATTTCTTTGCCCTGAGCTTTCAAGAACGTAAATGCCATACCGCCGCCGACGAGGATTTTCTCAACCTTGCCGAGGAGGTTGGTGATGACATCGATCTTGCCGGAAATTTTGGCGCCGCCGAGGAGAGCCGCAAACGGGTGTTTGGGGTTGTTCAGCGCGCCGCCGAGGAACTCCAGTTCTTTTTTCATCAGGTAGCCGGCGGCTGACTGATCAAAGTACTTGGTCACGCCCTCAGTTGAGGCATGAGCGCGGTGGGCAGAGCCGAAGGCGTCGTTGACGTAGACGTCGCCGAGGAAGGCGAGTTTTTGGGCAAAGTCGGAATCATTGGCTTCCTCTTCCTTGTGGAAGCGCAGATTTTCCAGCAAGAGGATTTCCCCGTTCTTGAGTTCGGCAACAGCTTGCTCGGCTGCGGCGCCAACGCAATCAACGGCGAAGTGCACTTTCTTCCCGGCGAGCTTCTCCAGGACCGGAACTACCGGTTTGAGGCTGAATTCGGGACTGGGACCGCCCTTGGGGCGACCGAGGTGCGACATCAGGATGAGTTTGCCGCCGCCGTTCACGACTTTGTTGATCGACGGCAGTGATTCGCGGATACGCAAGTCGTCGGTGACCCGACCGTCCTTGAGCGGGACGTTGAAATCGACCCGCATCAGGACTTTGCGCCCGCTCAATTGCAGTTCGTCAATTGAGAGTTTGTTCATGGCGCACCCCTACATCATCTTCTCGAGCGCCTCGACCATCCGACACGAGAAGCCCCACTCGTTGTCGTACCACGAGAACACCTTGATCATGCTTCCTTTGGCCTGAGTCAGCTTGGAGTCGAGAATTGACGAGTGGTTGTTGCCGACGATATCGATAGAGACGATAGGCTCTTCGCAGTATTCGAGGATGCCCTTCATCTTGCCGTGGGCGTATTCCTTGAAGGCGGTGTTGAGTTCATCGACGGTCACTTCCTTATTCAGGATTGCCGCCAGATCGACCAGCGATCCGTCGGAAGTGGGGACGCGCACGGCCAGGCCGTCGAGTTTGCCTTTCATCTCAGGGATGACTTCGGAGATTGCCTTGGCGGCGCCGGTCGTGGTCGGAATCATTGACATTGAAGCGGCGCGGGCGCGGCGCAGGTCCTTATGAGGCAGATCGAGAATTTTCTGGTCGTTGGTAAAAGCGTGGATGGTCGTCATCAGTCCCTTCTCGATGCCGAATTTGTCGTGGAGGACTTTGACCACCGGGGCCAAGCAATTGGTCGTGCAGGAGCCGATGGAGATGACATGATGTTTGGACTTGTCGTACTGGTCCCAATTGACGCCGAGCACGAAGGTGCCGTCGTGGCCCTTGGCCGGGGCGGAGATCAGGACTTTTTTGGCGCCGGCGGTGATGTGTTTGGCAGCGCCGTCGCGGTCGGTGAACTTGCCGGTGGATTCGACGACCACCTGCACGCCGTTGGCGGCATGCGGGAGTTTGGCCGGGTCGAGTTCTTTGGTAACCTTGATGGTTTTGCCGTTGATGACGAGGTTGTCGCCTTCGGTGCGCACCTCGCCATTGAATTTCTTATGAATCGAGTCGTACTTGAAGAGATGGGCCAGCGTAGCGGCATCGGTGATGTCATTGACGCTCACGAAGTCAAGTTTGCCTTCGGTGATCGCTTTCCGAACGACCAGACGTCCGATGCGTCCAAATCCATTA
Protein-coding sequences here:
- a CDS encoding indole-3-glycerol-phosphate synthase → MLESIVAAVRRDLAVRSRDDWRRQIEQQLRDRNGHPTPSFRAALSGPGEQFIFEIKRTSPSSAGTKVDLDPAELARRYWSEGAAAVSVLTEPTHFAGSLDDLRQVAERIPLPILRKDFIVDELQILEAKAAGAAAVLLIVAVLAQKALANLLVAARACGLDALVEVHTPRELKIALDIGAEMIGVNNRNLQTLAIDLTVGERL
- a CDS encoding phosphoglycerate kinase — its product is MNKLSIDELQLSGRKVLMRVDFNVPLKDGRVTDDLRIRESLPSINKVVNGGGKLILMSHLGRPKGGPSPEFSLKPVVPVLEKLAGKKVHFAVDCVGAAAEQAVAELKNGEILLLENLRFHKEEEANDSDFAQKLAFLGDVYVNDAFGSAHRAHASTEGVTKYFDQSAAGYLMKKELEFLGGALNNPKHPFAALLGGAKISGKIDVITNLLGKVEKILVGGGMAFTFLKAQGKEIGGSLLEADKLDLAADLLKQAAAKNVKLILPVDFACAAEISNEATVSYHAAGSIPANLKGLDIGPESVKLFSKELSDCRTVVWNGPMGVFETDKFAVGTMEMAKVLAQLTSGGTITVVGGGDSAAAVAKSGLEKKFSHISTGGGASLEFLEGKVLPGVAALTDR
- the trpD gene encoding anthranilate phosphoribosyltransferase, translating into MIKDVLSKLAERESLAFAETAQFIDAVADGQATEAQIAAFLIGLRAKGESVAEIAGCVAALRRRALAVPHHQSLVFDCCGTGGDGTGTFNISTAASLVVAACGVPTAKHGNRAVSSSCGSADLLEAAGADIELSPDRAAQLLDDLGYVFLFAPAYHPAAKRVAGVRRELGIRTVFNLIGPLLNPARATHQMIGAATRPAAAMLAAIGEYLPELNVTTLHNSRGYDELLPLGVNHRYRWLDGALLDDEIELPVNIHNGFPATALRGGDKDDNVRLLRGILSGADSPLASATDLNAAFGLVIAGHVENLAVGVELALDARRSGRALRLLDDYIHASREEE
- a CDS encoding aminodeoxychorismate/anthranilate synthase component II, which encodes MILFIDNYDSFTYNLVQYIGERDRDITVVRPDAATPAVIADLRPERIVISPGPGHPRDAVLSLEVIRRFHTTIPILGVCLGHQCIAEAFGGEVRTADRLVHGKTSDIYHRGKGVFAGLPNPFKATRYHSLVVAEENLPAQLEVVAYTSDGEIMGLMHKTARLFGVQFHPESILTVDGMKIISNFLDVAA
- the secG gene encoding preprotein translocase subunit SecG, with product MFTVLVVIHLIVCLGLIIVVLMQSSKGDGLASAFGGGAFSGAVFGGRGASTFLSKASWVLAILFMVTCIGLTLSSRGGVTTSTPESAVERVVGEERQQMPTTTPAQQPTQQPTQTPPAGGGQ
- a CDS encoding chorismate-binding protein — protein: MSGKKMNILDSLVNARAAAQLDLGCDEINLPGDLETPVSAFLKLRPLGARFLLESAEDPVALGRYTFIGINPHLTLELTAEATVIKSAAQTMTIPHGAAAPFDGIRQLLGRFTVGSGRSDLPLLGGLVGFASYEIVQFFEPRLRGLLTSSAVPLGRFFFVDTLLVFDHFLRRMTLLRLHNAREQLAAGSEPVALEQIRAALRRPIPRPSLISRPPSKDYLSNFSPAQFEQMVGTAQKHIFRGDIFQTVLSRREERPSAADGFHIYRALRMLNPSPYMFYLDFDDIELIGSSPEAMVKLQGRQAMVRPIAGTRRRGRTIDDDRRLADELLHNDKERAEHVMLVDLGRNDLGRVCDYGSVRVTDMMHLERYSHVMHLTSTVSGTLRSDCTAFDLFRSAFPAGTVSGAPKLRAMEVIAELEHNARGPYAGAVGYFSLSGELDMCITIRTIIKQAGCVRLQAGAGIVADSIPEQEYLETANKIAALREAVRIAEEELT
- the gap gene encoding type I glyceraldehyde-3-phosphate dehydrogenase, producing the protein MATKVAINGFGRIGRLVVRKAITEGKLDFVSVNDITDAATLAHLFKYDSIHKKFNGEVRTEGDNLVINGKTIKVTKELDPAKLPHAANGVQVVVESTGKFTDRDGAAKHITAGAKKVLISAPAKGHDGTFVLGVNWDQYDKSKHHVISIGSCTTNCLAPVVKVLHDKFGIEKGLMTTIHAFTNDQKILDLPHKDLRRARAASMSMIPTTTGAAKAISEVIPEMKGKLDGLAVRVPTSDGSLVDLAAILNKEVTVDELNTAFKEYAHGKMKGILEYCEEPIVSIDIVGNNHSSILDSKLTQAKGSMIKVFSWYDNEWGFSCRMVEALEKMM
- a CDS encoding triose-phosphate isomerase, with the translated sequence MTRIKIAAGNWKMYTTPAEAKALAGAIAQHLGVATSPQVVLCPPFTSIAAAVDVVRGSAVKVGGQNIYWEDEGAYTGEVSGRMLLTLGCSHVILGHSERRQYFFETDLTVNSKLKKALSIGLTPIVCVGETLEQREADLTEQVVRTQISGCFSGIAREDLPKTVVAYEPVWAIGTGKTATPEQAQAVHRLIRDLLAASHGTAANDLRILYGGSVKPDNARELFSQPDIDGGLVGGASLKAESFVRIIDAAR